Proteins encoded in a region of the Canis lupus familiaris isolate Mischka breed German Shepherd chromosome 1, alternate assembly UU_Cfam_GSD_1.0, whole genome shotgun sequence genome:
- the ZNF529 gene encoding zinc finger protein 260 isoform X2, protein MIKMLESLQPEADLLQHDQIHSREKPHECDECGKTFNLKQNLIEHKKMHTGEKSHECTECGKVFSRVSSLTLHLRSHMGKKPYKCNKCGKAFSQKRNFLSHQKHHTGEKLYECGKASIQMPGLIKHQRNHTGNKPYTCKECGKAFNGKSYLTEHEKIHTGEKPFECNQCGRAFSQKQYLIKHQNIHSGKKPFKCNECGKAFSQKENLIIHQRIHTGEKPYECKGCGKAFIQKSSLIRHQRSHTGEKPYICKECGKAFSGKSNLTEHEKIHIGEKPYKCNECGTIFRQKQYLIKHHNIHTGEKPYECNKCGKAFSRITSLIVHVRIHTGDKPYECKICGKAFCQSSSLTVHMRSHTGEKPYGCNECGKAFSQFSTLALHMRIHTGEKPYQCSECGKAFSQKSHHIRHQRIHTH, encoded by the coding sequence ATGATAAAAATGTTAGAAAGCCTTCAGCCTGAAGCAGATCTCCTTCAGCATGATCAAATTCATAGTAGAGAGAAACCTCATGAATGTGATGAATGTGGAAAAACCTTTAACCTGAAGCAAAACCTCATAGAACATAAGAAAATGCATACTGGAGAAAAGTCACATGAATGTACTGAATGTGGTAAAGTTTTCTCTCGAGTCTCATCCCTTACTCTACATTTGAGAAGTCATATGGGAAAGAAaccatataaatgtaataaatgtggaaaagccttcagccagaaaagaaacttcctttctcatcagaaacatcatactggagagaaactttatgaatgtgggaaagcttcTATTCAGATGCCAGGCCTCATTAAACACCAGAGAAATCATACTGGAAACAAACCCTATACatgtaaggaatgtggaaaagccttcaatGGCAAATCATATCTCACTGAGCATGAGAAAAtccatacaggagagaaaccattTGAATGTAATCAATGTGGAAGGGCCTTCAGCCAGAAGCAATACCTCATTAAACATCAGAATATCCACAGTGGAAAGAAACCctttaaatgtaatgaatgtggaaaagcctttagcCAGAAGGAAAACCTTATTATCCATCAAAGAATACATACcggagagaaaccttatgaatgcaAAGGGTGTGGGAAAGCTTTCATTCAGAAGTCAAGCCTCATTAGACACCAGAGAAGTCATACGGGAGAGAAGCCCTATatatgtaaagaatgtgggaaagccttcagtgGCAAATCAAATCTCACTGAGCATGAGAAAATTCATAttggagagaaaccctataaatgtaatgaatgtggaacAATCTTTAGGCAGAAGCAATACCTCATTAAACATCACAATattcatacaggagagaaaccctatgaatgtaataaatgtggaaaagccttctcTAGAATCACATCACTCATTGTGCATGTGAGAATTCATACGGGTGAtaaaccttatgaatgtaaaaTATGTGGGAAAGCCTTCTGTCAAAGCTCATCTCTTACTGTTCATATGAGAAGCCATACAGGTGAGAAGCCCTACGgttgtaatgaatgtgggaaagccttctcTCAGTTCTCAACTCTTGCTCTACATATGAGAatccacactggagaaaaaccttATCAGTGTAGTGAATGTGGCAAAGCTTTTAGCCAGAAGTCACATCATATTAGACACCAGAGAATTCATACTCACTAA